From a region of the Candida albicans SC5314 chromosome 1, complete sequence genome:
- a CDS encoding SCF ubiquitin ligase complex subunit (Ortholog(s) have role in SCF-dependent proteasomal ubiquitin-dependent protein catabolic process, cellular response to DNA damage stimulus, cellular response to methylmercury and SCF ubiquitin ligase complex, cytosol, nucleus localization), with protein MTSIEEEEDHTQDSLGNTIINPSQKIESTNQIINHPKLSINDLPSELLIQIFTHLDPIYLNSLRLVCKHWNYIINDKELWMKSFQLRFNIPITSSSFPSLSQSSNWMNEYFMRLQVNKNWKRGISIHKTYQIINNEHRFNDLTMVDFGMNKILTYDKRYNNISIGKLSDGKNQGFIPGGNINGFSTDVLCFDINWNYLVIGTKNGEIILKNLYTSTSSVSQRSSVTKFDTIDEESPIMDIIMNKDVIISGSFEGIIKCWDLQGKIVKKINLEEEVIYNISSDFKKHIIVNTDRHIFVIDYQTEEIISKIDLGFIINENESIEYDLLIRSKNKLDVDYGTQKIIICYKSFIRVFYFDNHNYSHRELKLEKDIEIIDSHFQIAPPNKFFNRNTYVVGQDGLLYGNLLSDGSVIIWNVREDSLLITPIIQIYPQLNHKKYSHGLNHAITRHNLLEITSFAMNGTMIAIGGYNGLTNLYDVFTGKFIREISVKYPTRFQHMHNSLVPITSIQLNPNQIDNNGIIICGDAVQYFEFGEIKQPPGKSSQRRGQQQQQQLQKSLNNRGKSESVKKIRDGLEDYDEEIYRQLHTDKLLDKYNGNKYEDEEEELMMALALSESMNNSRDASEISINESLLTPDDKSQLEEDEQEMDEELRRALELSLIEH; from the coding sequence ATGACAAGTAtagaagaggaagaagatcATACCCAAGATTCACTTGGTAATACAATAATCAACCCAtctcaaaaaattgaatcaactaatcaaataatcaacCATCCTAAATTATCCATTAATGATCTACCTTCAGAATTACtcattcaaattttcactCATTTAGATCCTATATATCTTAATTCATTAAGACTTGTTTGTAAACATTGGaattatataattaatgataaagaaTTATGGATGAAATCTTTCCAATTAAGATTCAATATCCCCATTACATCATCTAGTTTCCCATCATTATCACAATCACTGAATTGGATGAATGAATATTTCATGAGATTACAAGTCAATAAAAACTGGAAACGAGGGATATCAATACATAAAActtatcaaatcattaataatgaacatagatttaatgatttgactatggttgattttggtatgaataaaattttaaCGTATGATAAAcgatataataatatctcGATTGGGAAATTGTCTGATGGGAAAAATCAAGGGTTTATACCTGGGGGTAATATTAATGGATTTCTGACTGATGTATTATGTTTTGATATTAATTGGAATTATTTGGTGATAGGGACGAAAAATGGGGAAATAATACTTAAGAATTTGTATacttcaacatcatcagTTTCCCAAAGATCAAGTGTGACAAAATTTGATACAATAGATGAAGAAAGTCCCATTATGGATATTATTATGAATAAAGATGTAATAATTAGTGGGTCCTTTGAAGGGATCATAAAGTGTTGGGATTTACAAGGCAAAAttgtcaaaaaaattaacttAGAGGAGGAAGtgatatataatatatcaagtgattttaaaaaacaTATAATCGTCAATACTGATCGTCATATATTTGTCATTGATTATCAAACTGAAGAGATtatatcaaaaattgatttagggtttataatcaatgaaaatgaatcaatAGAATATGATTTGTTAATAAGactgaaaaataaattagatGTTGATTATGGAActcaaaaaattattatatgttacaaatcatttattcgagtgttttattttgataacCACAATTATAGCCATcgtgaattgaaattagaaaaagatattgaaattatagattcacattttcaaattgctCCCCCCAATAAGTTTTTCAACAGAAATACATATGTAGTAGGACAAGATGGATTATTGTATGGTAATTTATTATCTGATGGCAGTGTAATAATTTGGAATGTAAGAGAagattcattattaatcaCTCCTATTATACAAATTTATCctcaattaaatcataaaAAATATTCTCATGGACTTAATCATGCCATAACAAGAcataatttattagaaatCACATCATTTGCCATGAATGGGACCATGATAGCAATTGGAGGGTATAATGGACTCACCAATTTATATGATGTTTTCACCGGGAAATTTATTAGAGAAATATCGGTTAAATACCCAACAAGATTTCAACACATGCATAATTCTTTAGTACCAATAACgtcaattcaattaaatccaaatcaaatcGATAATAATGGAATTATTATATGTGGAGATGCAgttcaatattttgaatttggtgAAATTAAACAACCACCAGGGAAATCGTCACAGAGAAGaggacaacaacaacaacaacaacttcaaaaaagtttaaataATCGTGGTAAAAGTGAATCAGTGAAGAAAATTAGAGATGGACTTGAAGattatgatgaagaaatataTCGACAATTACATACAGATAAATTATTGGATAAATATAATGGGAATAAatatgaagatgaagaagaagaattaatgATGGCATTAGCATTGAGTGAAAGTATGAATAATAGTCGAGATGCCAGtgaaatatcaattaatgaatcGTTATTAACACCAGACGATAAAAGTCAActagaagaagatgaacaAGAAATGGATGAAGAACTTAGAAGAGCATTAGAactttcattaattgaacattaa
- a CDS encoding translation initiation factor 3 subunit (Ortholog(s) have mRNA binding activity, role in cytoplasmic translational initiation and eukaryotic translation initiation factor 3 complex localization), with protein MSSEEKIEETQQQQQESVPVKELLLKVQLPSFFNVGDDYLTIPSSYEENIADLKQALNIIVLCRNLTNYSILIKGIDIIENFGELITFEQIISHFELDKQEEQEEQGQEREISELKIVIKEKSYNLASIYEQISRFREVIGLHYIDRLSNDIGSCGGVSKFNGIQLDDIKPKEAKKEESTEKEQQEKEELSISKEEVSKISDFAKQFISDSFDGNDFTKLTKFDDINGKVKIPIKSLTISQWSPVPPFQQAKGDLLYLSLQTLEHETFNITCHFSGFFVNKSSTINFNPTIKINEKGKFNKSYLLYDLVCQLSPLFSKTIAENEINLSDSTKYPETYLLPGNSFPAYPWLVNEKDLQNVPDLSRSQLSSLINGVDGADYIKDWNNDIQSIKELPTTTVQERIIREKLIQKSLFEFNKTATETAINIIKGNIPPLNPDESSDKFIYLRNGIFYSSGTSTVNGFENTGGEEASRYVASKDLTGIKLINRHDIRGISSLVTCIVDYMGKRVVCQAPVPGILDTPVITSPTTDAEGKNEAEEPESEPVEKVVYGLSSDGSRILEDKSFEEPLKQIGDFFHLKPHKVQLSSSSSGDDVKTESNLVVSKDTKGLKGTDGRKYVIDLYRTTPRDIEFIEQHFKLDDDHQETSYPHGEALIRHEAVNEWWRRKVAVLFKKETEQLEKEGKLLDKNQDQDQENKPQIAIPTDQVVFNPDAFSSDNENEIEQDREEVREISKFIKEKLIEEFLDEIKDQVIPFDGQQLTDVLHRSGINMRYLGYVAERLVVKKEKHLVDLEELIKENEAKAEKKREEEKEKEEKEATESEDKKEKKEDKEDAEKEEAEAEEEVPTKATYQLTLANYSTLHRIIIQEMISRSVKHILRNLTKSLPSYLISTAIAHFHNCLFGGAINPTPKVDFIDEIYKNFCSKSDLESFIKLTHDDVIKLVSKEVFSRFRYKLSSNWINTIQLPQLFREIAFKYGIQWKSQNYPFTKEEFELQNNQNKETPTQIQIIETKSSKKSKKKTQTQVITEKSIQRSSIFIADDIIGFIPIIKDSSYKSTIVEEIYSNARSHLVQGNKEMGMALFNELLAINESIYGKVNPETAKFYNLVAQVYQELGYDIEAALIGRKAVILCERSCGFDSYDTITAYMNSAYYESSNEQYLNSLKLYKEAMNTWSLVYGKDHPTLINTLTNLSESLLKIKAYDSALELLQEALEITKKLNGEISEITGFIYYRIANIVVTLNKFKESKELFDKAYDIFMKLLGPDDSMTKQVAKYVSSVGLYVEYLKRQQQQQQQETQKKSKTKTKAAPVNNIATTSTSTTKNGKKSKKNNTPPQSNPEIANQSIDEILRFIEGKPSGSKKSNKKK; from the coding sequence ATGTCTAGTGAAGAAAAGATTGAAGAAAcacagcaacaacaacaggaATCAGTTCCTGTTAAGGAACTCTTGTTGAAAGTTCAATTACCATCATTTTTTAatgttggtgatgattATTTGACTATTCCATCAAGTtatgaagaaaatattgCTGATTTAAAACAAGcattaaatataattgttttatGTAGAAATTTAACtaattattcaatattaattaaaggaattgatattattgaaaattttgggGAATTAATTActtttgaacaaattatttctcattttgaattagataaacaagaagaacaagaagaacaaggacaagaaagagaaatttcggaattaaaaattgttattaaagaaaaatcataTAATTTGGCCAGTATTTATGAACAAATTAGTAGATTTAGAGAAGTTATTGGTTTACATTATATTGACAGACTTTCAAATGATATTGGTTCTTGTGGTGGTGTTTCGAAATTTAATGGTATACAATTAGATGATATTAAACCTAAAGAagcaaagaaagaagaatcaactgaaaaagaacaacaagaaaaagaagaattatcTATTctgaaagaagaagtatCGAAAATTTCTGATTTTGCTAAACAATTCATTTCTGATTCATTTGATGGGAATGATTTCACTAAACTTactaaatttgatgatattaatGGTAAAGTTAAAATTCctatcaaatcattaactATTTCTCAATGGTCACCAGTTCCACCTTTCCAGCAAGCAAAAGgtgatttattatatttatctttACAAACTTTAGAACATGAAACATTCAATATTACTTGTCATTTTTCAGGTTTTTTCgttaataaatcatcaaccaTTAATTTCAACCCAACgattaaaattaatgaaaaaggtaaatttaataaatcatatttattatatgaTTTAGTATGTCAATTATCACCACTTTTCAGTAAAACCATTGctgaaaatgaaatcaatttatctgATTCAACCAAATACCCAGAAACTTATTTATTACCAGGAAATTCTTTCCCTGCTTATCCATGGTTAGTCAATGAAAAAGATCTTCAAAACGTCCCTGATTTATCTAGATCTCAATTATcatctttaattaatgGTGTTGATGGAGCCGATTATATTAAAGATTGGAATAATgatattcaatcaattaaagaattaCCAACAACTACCGTTCAAGAACGTATAATTAGagaaaaattaattcaaaaatcattatttgaatttaataaaactGCTACTGAAACCGCtataaatatcattaaGGGGAATATTCCTCCTTTAAATCCTGATGAAAGTTCagataaatttatttatttaagaAATGggattttttattcaagTGGTACTTCAACAGTTAatggatttgaaaatacTGGTGGTGAAGAAGCTTCAAGATATGTTGCATCTAAAGATTTAACCggaataaaattgattaatcgTCATGATATTAGAGGTATTTCTAGTTTGGTTACTTGTATTGTCGATTATATGGGTAAAAGAGTTGTTTGTCAAGCTCCAGTTCCAGGTATTTTAGATACTCCAGTAATCACATCACCAACAACCGATGCTGAAGGTAAAAATGAAGCTGAAGAACCAGAATCAGAACCAGTAGAAAAAGTTGTTTATGGGTTATCAAGTGATGGCTCAAGGATTCTTGAAgataaatcatttgaagaaccattaaaacaaattggTGATTTTTTCCATTTAAAACCTCATAAAGTtcaattatcatcatcatcttctggTGATGATGTTAAAACAGAATCAAATTTAGTTGTTTCAAAAGATACTAAAGGGTTAAAAGGAACCGATGGAAGAAAATATGTCATTGATTTATATCGTACCACACCTCgtgatattgaatttattgaacAACATTTCAAATTAGATGATGACCACCAAGAAACTTCTTATCCTCATGGTGAAGCATTGATTAGACATGAAGCAGTGAATGAATGGTGGAGACGTAAAGTTGCCgtattatttaaaaaagaaactgaacaattggaaaaagaagGTAAATTATTGGATAAAAACCAAGACCAAGACCAAGAAAATAAACCACAAATTGCTATTCCTACTGATCAAGTTGTTTTCAATCCTGATGCATTTTCTtctgataatgaaaatgaaattgaacaagatCGTGAAGAAGTTAGAGAAATTtctaaatttattaaagaaaaattaattgaagaatttttggatgaaattaaagatcAAGTTATTCCTTTTGATGGTCAACAATTGACTGATGTTTTACATAGAAGTGGTATTAATATGAGATATTTGGGTTATGTTGCTGAACGGTTGGTTgttaaaaaggaaaaacaTTTAGTTGATCTTGAAGAACttattaaagaaaatgaagcAAAAGCAGAAAAGAAAcgtgaagaagaaaaagaaaaagaagaaaaggaagCCACTGAATCTGAAGATaagaaggaaaagaagGAAGATAAGGAGGATGccgaaaaagaagaagctgaagctgaagaagaagttcCAACTAAAGCTACTTATCAATTAACTTTGGCAAACTATTCTACTCTTCATAGAATTATCATTCAAGAAATGATTTCAAGATCTGTTAAACATATTTTAAGAAATTTAACCAAATCACTTCCAAGTTATTTGATTTCCACTGCAATTGCTCATTTCcataattgtttatttggaGGTGCAATTAATCCAACTCCAAAAgttgattttattgatgaaatttataaaaatttttgctCAAAATCAGATTTAGAAtcattcattaaattaACTCATGATGACGTTATAAAATTAGTTTCTAAAGAAGTTTTCTCAAGATTTAGATATAAATTATCCTCAAATTGGATTAATACTATTCAATTACCACAATTGTTTAGAGAAATTGCATTTAAATATGGTATTCAATGGAAATCTCAAAATTATCCATTCACCAAAGAGGAATTTGAACTTCAAAATAACCAAAACAAGGAAACTCCAactcaaattcaaataattgaaactaaatcttcaaagaaatcgaaaaagaaaactcaAACTCAAGTCATCACTGAAAAATCTATTCAACGttcatcaattttcatTGCTGATGATATTATTGGATTCATACCAATTATTAAAGATTCAAGTTATAAAAGTActattgttgaagaaatttatAGTAATGCTCGTTCTCATTTAGTTCAAGGCAACAAGGAAATGGGTATGGctttatttaatgaattactTGCAATTAATGAATCCATTTATGGTAAAGTTAATCCCGAAACTGCcaaattttataatttagtGGCTCAAGtttatcaagaattagGTTATGATATTGAAGCAGCTTTAATTGGTCGTAAAGCAGTAATATTATGTGAAAGATCTTGTGGATTTGATTCTTATGATACCATCACGGCATATATGAATTCAGCTTATTATGAATCTTCAAATGaacaatatttgaattcattaaaattatataaGGAAGCTATGAATACTTGGTCATTGGTTTATGGGAAAGATCATCCTACTTTGATTAATACATTGACTAATTTATCAGAATCATTACTTAAAATTAAAGCTTATGATAGTGCCCTTGAATTATTACAAGAAGCATTagaaattacaaaaaaattaaatgggGAAATTTCTGAAATTACTGGATTCATTTATTATAGAATTGCTAATATTGTGGTTactttgaataaatttaaagaatcaaaagaaCTTTTCGATAAAGCTTATGATATTtttatgaaattattaGGTCCTGATGATTCAATGACTAAACAAGTTGCTAAATATGTTTCTAGTGTTGGATTATATgttgaatatttaaaaagacaacaacaacaacaacaacaagaaactcaaaagaaatctaaaactaaaactaaagCAGCACCTGTCAACAATATTGCTACTACCAGTACTTCGACCACCAAAAATGgtaaaaaatcaaagaaaaacaatacTCCACCTCAATCAAATCCAGAAATTGCTAATCAATCCATTGATGAGATTTTAAGATTTATTGAAGGTAAACCACTGGGTTCTAAAAAATCCAACAAAAAGAAGTAA